Proteins encoded together in one Flavobacteriales bacterium window:
- a CDS encoding bifunctional 3-deoxy-7-phosphoheptulonate synthase/chorismate mutase type II translates to MSRLTPELDPLPLDQWGLDLVRPLHIAGPCSAESPEQVMAVAEGIRGHAPGVRVLRAGVWKPRTRPGAFEGAGEPALRWLRSAADATGLLVATEVATPDHVEAALNAGIDLLWIGARTTPNPFSVQAIADALAGVDVPVLVKNPINPDLPLWVGALERLHRAGIRRMAAVHRGFSWSGHTPFRNTPMWEFPIRLMAACPGLPMLCDPSHIAGRPDRLADVAQQALDLNFSGLMVEAHPDPAHALSDGDQQVTPAALGTLLGALVHREAAPDPRLRDLLDELRDQIDQLDADIAQKLAERLDIAERIGMYKQERNVAILQPERWERIMAAQHDLGRRSGLSAGFVEAFMNAVHQESIRRQTEAWERALEPEAGSKGPGDDQLSGVA, encoded by the coding sequence ATGAGCCGCCTGACGCCTGAACTGGACCCGCTTCCCCTGGACCAATGGGGCCTGGACCTGGTGCGTCCACTTCACATCGCGGGACCGTGCAGCGCCGAAAGCCCCGAGCAGGTGATGGCCGTGGCCGAGGGCATCCGAGGGCATGCCCCCGGCGTGCGCGTGCTGCGGGCGGGGGTGTGGAAGCCCCGCACCCGGCCCGGTGCCTTCGAAGGCGCCGGTGAACCAGCACTGCGTTGGCTGCGTTCGGCCGCCGATGCCACCGGGTTGCTGGTGGCCACGGAGGTGGCCACACCAGACCATGTGGAGGCCGCGCTCAACGCCGGGATCGACCTGCTGTGGATCGGCGCCCGGACCACACCGAACCCCTTCAGCGTGCAGGCCATCGCCGACGCCCTCGCCGGCGTGGATGTACCCGTGCTGGTGAAGAACCCCATCAACCCGGACCTGCCCTTGTGGGTGGGTGCGCTGGAGAGGCTGCACCGTGCCGGCATCCGCCGCATGGCCGCCGTGCACCGCGGCTTCAGCTGGTCGGGCCATACACCCTTCCGCAACACCCCGATGTGGGAGTTCCCCATCCGCCTGATGGCCGCCTGCCCGGGACTGCCCATGCTGTGCGATCCCAGCCACATCGCCGGCCGGCCCGACCGCCTAGCTGATGTGGCCCAACAGGCACTGGACCTCAATTTCAGCGGGTTGATGGTGGAAGCGCATCCCGATCCTGCGCATGCCCTTAGCGATGGGGACCAGCAGGTGACGCCCGCGGCCTTGGGTACCCTGCTCGGTGCGCTTGTCCACCGGGAGGCCGCACCGGATCCACGTCTTCGGGATCTGTTGGACGAACTACGCGATCAGATCGACCAACTGGATGCGGATATCGCCCAAAAGCTCGCTGAGCGCTTGGACATCGCCGAGCGGATCGGCATGTACAAGCAGGAACGGAACGTTGCCATCCTCCAGCCCGAGCGCTGGGAGCGCATCATGGCCGCACAGCACGACCTGGGCCGCCGGTCCGGCCTCAGTGCGGGTTTCGTGGAGGCCTTCATGAACGCCGTCCACCAGGAGAGCATCCGCCGGCAAACGGA